In Oncorhynchus nerka isolate Pitt River unplaced genomic scaffold, Oner_Uvic_2.0 unplaced_scaffold_1895, whole genome shotgun sequence, one genomic interval encodes:
- the LOC135567642 gene encoding astacin-like metalloprotease toxin 5: MVWFLILIRFVQVGSVPITNFTNATTSNATFPATVDNSTNPINNSTNGTFTATSSTASMGTRHRRNDWLKTPETREEDLQFDLAIMEGDILVSEDRLAVKSLWPENEGVTSIPYKINDYLVDRKVTILAAFKMISDQTCILFHEYTNEINYIDIISGTGCASYVGFQGGAQSLYFGRGCNVGNLCHELMHALGLHHEHTRPDRDQYVTIQWNNVVPGKQENFKVKKGDTQDLPYDYDSIMHYGTNYFSSNRNPTIGSKKRGVQIGQRNHLSPLDITRLNKLYQCE; encoded by the exons ATGGTTTGGTTTCTGATTCTCATCCGGTTTGTCCAAG TGGGCAGTGTTCCCATCACCAATTTCACAAATGCTACTACTTCAAATGCTACTTTCCCTGCCACAG TGGACAATTCTACAAACCCCATCAACAATTCTACAAATGGGACTTTCACTGCCACAA GTTCTACTGCCTCAATGGGGACACGCCACAGACGAAATGATTGGCTTAAAACGCCTGAAACCAGAGAAG AGGACTTACAGTTCGACCTTGCTATCATGGAGGGAGACATTCTGGTTTCG GAAGACCGATTAGCTGTGAAGTCACTTTGGCCTGAGAATGAAGGCGTCACTTCTATCCCCTACAAGATCAACGATTATCTGG TGGACAGAAAGGTAACTATACTAGCAGCGTTCAAGATGATTTCAGACCAGACGTGTATCCTCTTCCACGAATACACCAATGAGATTAACTACATAGACATCATCTCTGGGACAGG CTGTGCGTCGTATGTAGGTTTTCAGGGCGGGGCCCAGTCTCTGTACTTCGGTAGAGGCTGTAACGTGGGGAACCTGTGCCATGAGCTGATGCATGCCCTGGGCCTGCACCACGAGCACACACGACCAGACCGTGACCAATACGTCACCATACAGTGGAACAACGTGGTCCCAG GAAAACAAGAGAACTTTAAGGTGAAGAAAGGAGATACTCAGGACCTGCCCTATGACTACGACTCCATAATGCACTACGGAAC AAACTACTTCTCATCAAACCGGAACCCCACTATTGGCTCCAAGAAGAGGGGAGTTCAGATTGGACAAAGAAATCACCTGAGCCCCCTGGACATAACACGCCTTAACAAACTCTATCAATGTG AATAA